The genome window TTCGCAACTTTCAATCTTCAAGAAGTGGCGGTTCTCGTTCACCGTTCGGACTGGAGTGACTCGCTAATCAACACATTGGCACTGACGACAGACTTGGAGGTTGGGCTGgaaggaagcgaagatgaagggGCTTCAACAGCCCCAGATCGTGCACTCATAATGTGAGCTCCTTCACGTTAGCCAGGCTGGAAGCCAGCCTGACCATGCCCCGTTATGCAGTGGGCTAGGAGCAGGCATTGCTGCCTCTGCATTCTCTAAGCGGGGCATCTACGTGGATGTCGTCGGTAAGCGACTTTCTTCTTAACCTGTCTCCTGGCCAGTCGCTGATAAAGTGTCACTTTCGTTGCATAGAGATCGATCCGGTCGTCTACGTCGCCGCGCAGACTCACTtcgacctctcttcctATCCTCCTTTCGTATCCACCAACATCATAGACGGAgcatctttcatctcccaaTTGGCCGCCATGAAACGTTCCAATACCACTTCCGAAGAACAACTGGACCTGATACCGAGGTGGGATTATGTTGTGCAAGATTGTTTCACAGGCGGGAAAGTCCCCGGTGAGATGTTCACGCGAGAGTTCTGGGAGGATTTAGGCGAATTGatggttgatgatggtgtcaTGGCAATGGTAAGGGTATTGATACaggaagcgagaagatgtCGCTAATTTGGTATGCCTTGCATCAGAACTTTGCTGGTATCATCAAGAGCAAAGCGTCAAGAGCGGTGTTGGTGACGCTGTTATCGGTCTTTGAACAATGTCGAGCGTTTGGAGATGGGTTCGAGCTCGCCCAAGGCCCTAACGATATGGTCAATATGGTCAGTGGGCGCTTCCATACAATTGAAGTGGACTGCTGATATAGTTGAGGCGCTGTTCATCATACAGGTGGTGTTCTGCACGGTAAGTGATCGTCCTAATACCAATTCATGACGAGATCAGAATCGACTTATTCGCACTGACGAACTCCCTATGCCGTGCTACGCAGAAATCCTACTCACCTCTACTGACTTTCCGACCACCAACATCGACCGACGTCCTGCGTTCGCCACTTCGATCTCACGTATATTCCACATTCCTCCCCCACGAGATCCAGCTGGATACCGTAGTCTCGGAAAAAGACTGGGAAGATCCAGAATTGATGTTGAAGAGAGGTGAAGCGGAAGATAAGTTGAATCAATGGCAAGTAGGCACAAGTCTAGCCACTTGGAGAGCGATGcagaagagtgagtggcaGAAACAAGTCTGCTTTCTCAATGTCAGTCCGATGtcggtgagctgatcgtaGGGTTGTCCCAGTCTTGACACCGGAAATGTGGTTGGCTTATTAACGTTATTTGCACGGACGTAGATACTGTACAACATAGAGGATAGACTATCTACACGATTCAACCTGAATTCGATGCGATGTGACTCAAAAGTGCTGCCTGTCTCAACGTGTCAAAGCGTTCGTGCGGCGTCCCGAATAATTCTTGATCAAATGTCCTCGTCTCGCCATACAAGTACGGAACAGATCCCACCACTCgcttgatcctcctcgatgatCAGGCCGTCAAATCCCAGTAATCCTATAAACGCAATCAACACTTCTACCCCCTCTTTCGTTCCTCTTGCGAGTATCTCTACGAGAGACCATGCTCACTACTCGGTCCAACTCCAATGACACCTTCCAAACCGCCCTCAACCACTCTGTCCAACACCATCGCGTCAGGAGGATCGgtatcttctctctcctcaagATCCGAGACCGGTGTTCGTCGTCCATTCAAACCTGTATCTGTACCTGAATTGGCGCTTGCGGGAGatccacccttcttctttcccttcttgccATTCATTATGGCGGCCGAGTTCAGTGTCGACCGTGATGGAACAGTCAGCCGCACTTCGTCGATGTATTGTGACGGGGACTTGGAAGACAGATGAGAGCGGAAGGCGTGCGTGGTAGATGTCAGATCGAGAGAGCCGGATGGAGTGGGCAGTGTCCAAGGACATCGGGCGTAACGTTGGAATAGAGGTGTCCCGGGCTGAATTCGTTTTGAACGATCAGCAGTCAGATCCAAGTTGACTATAATGATGATTTATGAATTTAGGGGTAACGCACGATATTCGAATGGCACAAGATCTTCAAAACTACACCTTCCCCTGAAATGAGAAAGTCCAGACCGTACTGAAAGTAGTTCCAGAAGCCTGAACATTTGTCAGCTGGGCGGGCCAAGCGCCTTTTGGACGAGTGGTGGTCTCCCCGATCCAGACTCACATCCACCAGGCTGACTGTTGCCACcccacatcctctccagtcgatcatcctctttccagAATTTGCGCAGGGGTGGACCCAGGTCCAACAACAAGTCTTGGGACGTTGTTTCGCCAATGACAATTTCGAGGTTGTCTTCGCCAGAAAGGGTCAATATAACACCTTTGTTCGGCTAGTACAATGAGATTTTTGATTCGAGCATCAGCTCATTTCGTCACAAGACTGTGTGACCTTGATCAACTTCCAACCTCACCTGAACCAAACAAGACACCAATTTagcttccttctcatcgccATCTCTTGGAGTGATTGTCAAACTCTTGACcacatcttccctccctccgACTGAACCCGATGTGGTAGAAGATGTAGGCGAAAGATCAAAGCTTATCCCCGGGAACTCGAGCTTCTTTCCTGAGGTACTGGCAAATGTCGGACCCAATATCCTTCCTACTCTCGCTCTGGTCAAAGGTTGGCTGGGCGAAGAGAGAATCTGCGTCTCGTATGTCAAGGTGAGACcggaagaggggagagagggaagtgtAATCAGGGTGAGTTGTTGGGATGCTGAGGGGGGAAAGTATAACGTGAGGTGGGGGAGATGGATCGTGGTTGCACTCTTGTGCGGTAGCTGCGAATGAAGACAAAGTAGTGAGAATATCAGCTGTGAGCAAGGACGGCAGTCTGACTGGAACCGAATATTGTAGGCATTTGGTTCCCAACCGCTGGTTATTCGTACGCACATCTGGATCCCATGACAGCTCGAATTTGGGATACTCGGTCTTTCGCGTCCGCAAAGTATCAAGGACGTGCCACAGAGTGTCACCTGTACGAAACGGGTGGTGTAGGTCAGCTATGGGTTCTTCtgcagaagagaaaggtcaactcaccaagctgGAAGATACCGACGCTGGAACCGGGGACGATATTGTATGTCGGTGTCATCTCGCGAGACGCACAGACGGTgggggggagggagggCGGCAAGCGATGAATGAGCAGTAGCGAGAGTCGAGCGCGTTCGTTGTACTCGGTGGTCAGATGGAGAGCGAAGGAGATTCTCGACTCGGGATGTGTCGTGCGGATGTTTCGGTCTGAGCTGTTGTCTTGTCCAGCAATGGTggtgaatgatgatgattcgAGGTGAAATCAAAACAATGTCCAGTTGCCGCCAGTGTAAGTTACCGTACGAGCACATTACGTCATAAACGCAGATCGCCTCCCCCCTCACCACTCCTTGTTCCTTCGAAACAGATCCAAAACAATACAattctctctcacttccaTTATTCTTGTTTCACTCGTCCACACTGGTCCACATTAGCTTAGCGCCTACCTGTCCAACCTCTCAGATCCTGTACTGACCTCTACCTTCCTTGTACCCATTGATGACTTCCACTCCAGCACAACATGTCGTCCGGCCCAGCCCTAACACACCTACCACATCCAGATCCACAGCTGCCGAGTCTGATGctatctcatcttccttaGCAGCTAGACGACGCAGATCCCTCGGATCAATCTTCGGCGACCACAAATCTGTCGAGCATCATTCCGATAGAAAGGGTAAGGACAAGCGCCGACCCTCCGCAAcaggagatgatcaagcGATCGGCGAAGTagtggacgaagatgcgGAAGAGCGAgtgggggaagaaggggagcTAGTCGATGACGTGACAACAGCCGCTACGATCGATTTTGAAGCGTACACAAAGGCGATAGGCGATCCTGTGAAATTGGTCAAAGGAACTGGGACAGCAGGGccaggagaagaggtagaTCTGGAACAAGTTGGGGGAGACTTGGCTCCTGAATACGTGTGGgacggtgagtgaagaCAGCGGACATCTTTTGGGATTTATGTCGCTGATCTTCCGTGTCGCCTTCAGTCTTGTTCGAGAACCAAAGAGGGTAAGCTGGGTGAGGACTACTTGTCAGAAGCACAGCTGACGAGGTCTGGTCTGTCTACAGTATCTACTTTGCTGGTACGGGTTACTTCTCTTCCAAAAGTTTATTGCCGGCCGATCCATCACCATTCACTCGACCGTCCGATCACCTGccttctgcttcgtccttctccataACTCATCCATCTGGAGCGAAGCACGTCCAGCCCGCAGGCCATATTGAAGGATCTGCACAGCGACATCTCCACCACAGaaagggcaagggcaagggcaagTCTCACAATACGCCGGGAAAGGGTGACGACAAGAGTAGAATGCCCGGTCGATCGAACAAGACTAGTTATACTTTGGAAACGTTTCAACCACCGTTACCTGATTGGGAGTACTTGACTCCCTGGATGATCAACATGCGAACGGGAACGGACGAGCTGGGATGGAGGTATAATGCCTGGTTCAAGAAGAAAGGCTGGTCGAGTCATGCTGGACCTGTGGGCTGGGGAGGTTGGgtcaggaggagagaatggGTTAGACTAAGATACGTCGTTCCTCATTCcaagatgaaggaaggagatggcaTGGTGGATCtcaaggagagagaacatGTCGAAAGGAAAGCAAAAAGGTTAGAGGACGTGATGCActcagagaagaagaacgaaaATATAGCGAGCGTGTTAACATCAATGGGAAGATATGGGGTGGATAGACAGCGGCTGGAGGTCTGGACCAAGTGGTTGGAAAAAGGACAAAAGGATAGCGAAGCTTggaagaggttggaagAGCTTTGTCATGATGAACGAGCGGTAGGTATTGAAGAACTTCGCTTGAAATAGCATGAGGCTAATGATAAAATGTGCTTCATCTAGCTCAACGATCTGAGACATCAATTTACCTATCCCAGCGCATCTTTCGGTCAatttctctcccttctcaacAGCCATGGATTGTCTCTGCCCACCTCGTTCGcctcaccaccttcgtcTCCCGCCCCGTCAACACCGTCGACGccctcctctccgctcCCATCTACGACGACTTTGCCTGCTCAGCAAGATAAACCCTAAGCTTCTCCAACGCTCTGTATCTATGTGAGATAgcgttcttcttcgccccGTCCATCTCGGCGTATGTCAAaccttccccttcgaccGGTGCGAAGATTGGATCCCATCCGAAATGAGTAGGACCCCGAGGTGGGACGATGTTCCCTTCGGTTCTACCCTCGAAGAGAATGGGAGTTTGACCGGGACCGGGGGAGTAGGCGAAGGTGCACAATGCTGTAGCTCGAGTGGTGGGGAAGCCGCTGAGAAGAGTGTTGAGGCCTGTTCACGAATTGTTGGAAGAGAACAGGAACACCATTGTAGCGTATTAGTGATTTTCTTTAGTGAAGGGTCTGAGTAACATAGCATAGTTGATATATAATGAGACATACCGTCATGACCAAGTTTGCCGAGGAAATCCTTGATATAAGGACCTGGCAATCCACCCAACGCCTCGAAACATAAAGCGGTATCCTCAGTCACACAAGCAGTGCCGAGCTATAGCGGTGGAGTTTTGCAACATGTCAGAGAGCTTGATCTGATATCGAGGCTTGCTTGACACCCGCGAAAAGAAGGTCCGTCCGCCTTCCAGAACAACggcagatgatgatgaaagaCATACTTTCTCAGCTGCTGATGAGCATTTCGCAATGGCCACTTCCTGCGTAGATCCTTGAACTTCAGGAACTAAACACCGCACACAGATCACGATagatcagcttgacctCGTCTCGTCCCGACCCTTCAGGCTAGTTGGCTGGGGTTCAAGGCCAGAACATACCGTCAACAGACTCCGAGGTGACTTGCACACCAGTTCCTCCTGCTGCTAGGATCGCATTCACCTCTTTGAGCTTGTTGGCGTTGCCCGTGACGAACACTGTTTCGGTTTCGGTGGGGAGTGAAGAAAGACAATGAGATATCGTCAGTCTTGATCAACGACGGGTATCGCAATGACCGGTTTGACGATGCAGTGAAATCAGGAGCTTTTACAGGGTGGTGAGCGGGTCAGATGGACCTAGATACTACTCACCGAATGAAGTCATGCTTGTGGGTGAATTGGTAAACAGGATTGATGTAGGTAAACGAAGACTTCAAAATGTCAATGAACGGTGCGTTGAAGCGCGAAGAACCTCCACTCGATAACGGTGAACCAAGAATTGAAATTTCCGAGGAGGGTGCCCGATGACTGATCTCGACAATGCGCAACGTCATGCATACCCTACCATAATACAACATACCACCTTTCACTAGGTCACCTACGCCAGATCACTCAGACCATCTAGGAACTTTTGGTAATCGTCATCTGCCCCTCCCCCTGATCCTGAAGTCATTGCAACAGCCGGCACAGGCTTGACACCGCCCAGGACCCCTTCCAATTTGCCCATCAaccctccacctcctgctGATATTCGcttcctctcatctccatcctcgtcgatTTCTCCAGCACCGGGAGCAGCATTGATCGGACCGCCTCCCGgtcctttcctcttcttgacgCCACGGGGCACAAAGACCGtcgcttctttcctcaAATCTCTCAGAACCGGCGCAGCAGAAATAGTAGCCGCTTCAGGCGGAGGTTTACTGAGTCCTGATGAAGTTGGCTTGGCGGTGATATCTGAAGCAGCAGTCACATCGCCAGACGtaggaggacgaggtggaagggcATGTTGACCCATTCTGTAACCTTGATATGTTTGAGTAGGAGCGTCGGATAACGGATCTTGTACTGTGGCAGGGGGTCGATTATGAGGCACATTCATCCTtggtggaggacgagggacTGGAGGTCTGAAATTACTAGGTCCAGAATTCGGGAACGGCAtgtttcctcctcccatgCCAATAGGCGTAGCCATACCGGAGGGTTGTTGGAAAAATGGTCTGGGGGGAAGTGGTCGGAAAGGCATTGGCGGAGCACCGATTACACCCGCTCGAGGTCCAGTGGGTATGGGTGGGGGAAGcgctcgaggaggaggcgggCCCTCAGGTAGAGGGATATCGTCCGAATCGTCCGAGTCGTCATCGCTATCCGAAGCAGGTTTCGGAGGCGGTCCTTCAGGCATTatgatctcatcgtctgaatcttcttcctcgtcatcttcatcctcttcctcgctctctACTTCGGGCGCTGATACCAGCGATTCTTCGTCAACTTGCATGTTTCATCCACACGGACCATCGAAGAATGGGAATTGGACTGACTTCTCTCTTTATATGGCATACCCGGCGGAGGTACACCGAACGGGTTGTAAGTTGGATCATAATAGACACTCTTCTTGGGATCTCTCAATTTTCCACTTTCATCATACAGATGTGATagttcttctcctcttcccgcCCCACCTCCAGAAGACGAgcctccttcaccatcctGGCGTGGAGGACCTCTGGGGCGGAAGACCTTATCCCGCGCTTCAGGATGTTCCGCAACGAACTTTTCTTTGGTCTGATTGATATAGTCGAGCTCTTTTTGCACTTCCGCTAGTCGGGTTTTGGAGGCGGGATCGGCTGGGTGTTGTATGCTATGTCAGCGGATATGTCGACACTTGAGCAATACCGCAGATAGAACAGCGGTGGTGGATCCCAATGAAAAAGAAGGGCACCCGCTCATCTTGGAGACAGGACTCACTTTGAGTTTTGAGATGTCGGATATCAGCCTCCAGGTCCCTGGTATCTCTCTTGACAGTCTGCGTCTCTCTAACTTTCTGACGGGCTTCCTTATTCTACATGATGATTGTTATAAGCTGGTCGATTGTCCTCGTGGACCTTCTTTCAGCTTaccttcttgacctcttTGGCTCGTTGTTGTTTGCCTATACCAGGAGATTCAGCAGAGCTCAGTCAGACTTGTCGGGAATCAAAGGGGGTTCAAGACCTACGGAAGGCATCTGCTGGGTTActgctcttcttcgccatgTTGACCGTACTCCAGCTGTTCTGATGCCTAGACGCGCCGGATACGGAGTCTTCTGGGAACGATCAAATTGGAAACAAGGTGTACTCGTATAGACATCTTGCACGGAAAGTCCTCAACCGACCATTCAACCACAAAACgacccacctccactttcttGTTTCCGCCCTCCACTTAAATCGCCCCTTTACCCCCCCCGTGCGTCACCGTATCAACCGTTGTTGGTCCTCTCTTCATAGCCCTCTCACAATACGTCCTGCAACGCCATCAATCGATCCAAAACTGTCAACAAGCAGGTGTCGtcccctctcctcacaCGCCCATCTCCCCATCTTTCACGCACCATGTCAGAGTACGCTTTCAGAaagatcgatatcgacgcgctcgatgaggatgtcctccttccctcaGACTTGTACGACCCGGACCCTAGAGGGCCCGACGGTGTGTTGAGCGATGCGAAGAGTAAATCCACAGAGGTCAGGAACCTCatctcgaggtgagtgtcgagTCTCGAGCGGGGCGCTTCGGAAGTGCACAGCCATGGAATCAGAGCTGAAACGAGTCGGATCCATAAGGGGTGATACGGCAGGAGCATTGAATACTATCCTTACGGAACCACCTTATGGCGAAGGTGTCGACGAagcgaaggtgagtcatgaTCTCACGGAAATCATGTCTCTCAGAGGACCCCTCCGAGACATCGATGCCTCTTGATGACTTCATTCGGTCCCTCCTTCATTTTGCATATCGACCCTTACACCATTCTTATCCTGTAGgacatcaccaccaccgctctcttactcatcctcaactccACGCGATCTACGGAGATACCAGCCATCGTCAAAGCTTTGGGTCCAGAGCAACAAGATCACTTGATGGCGTATCTctacaaggtgagtcggtgGCCAGTATCAACAAAACGCCAGCCAGTGCTGATGTATGTCCCTTGCAGGGTATGGCCGTTCTTGGACAAGGGACAGATGTTTCTGGCTCAGTCTTACTCACATGGCACGAGAAGGTACGTCAGCTTCCAGATGCATAGCGAGTGTCAGATGCACATAGCTCACAGCCTTTGAAATCACAGCTCACAGAAGTCGCGGGAGTCGGTTGTATCGTCCGAGTCATGACTGATCGACGAACATTGTAAGGTTTCTTCATGACATATGTagatggggaagaaaggCAGAGATGACAGTgcatcatccatcttcataCCAAATGTCATGCCGTTGTAAATCTAATAAGCGGCACCGTGGTCCCAATCCACGCGAATCACATCGAgtcgatctcctcccttcgTTCACTGCCCTTCCCTATCTCACTTCctgtccatcttccacccGTATGCCTGAGCCAGATATCAGACAGCCCCTGCCTAAACCTCTTACTTTCGTCCATATCTTGCCTTTTTGCCCAAGTCGAATGGC of Kwoniella newhampshirensis strain CBS 13917 chromosome 3, whole genome shotgun sequence contains these proteins:
- a CDS encoding inosine triphosphate pyrophosphatase, translated to MTSFVFVTGNANKLKEVNAILAAGGTGVQVTSESVDVPEVQGSTQEVAIAKCSSAAEKLGTACVTEDTALCFEALGGLPGPYIKDFLGKLGHDGLNTLLSGFPTTRATALCTFAYSPGPGQTPILFEGRTEGNIVPPRGPTHFGWDPIFAPVEGEGLTYAEMDGAKKNAISHRYRALEKLRVYLAEQAKSS